CCGACTTGGCAATAACCTGGCCGCGCTTGATGGAATCGCCGCGCTTCACCAACAGCTCACTCGCATGGGCATATGCGGTGACGTAGCCGTTGGAGTGCCGAACCAGGACCAAATTGCCGTAGCCTTTCAGCTCGTTGCCGGAATAGGCAACGACGCCGTCTTCAGCCGCCTTGACCGGCGTGCCTTCGGGCACCGCGAGATTGATGCCGTCATTGGACTTGCCGTTGGTCTTGGCGCCGTAGCTCGTGATCACCTTGCCGCGGACCGGCCAGCGGAAGGTCGGCAGCGCGCCGGTGGCGTCCGCGGCCTTCGCCGGCGTCTCGGCGGACTTCTCTTCGACGTTGGCGGTGGCTTGCGCCAGCCGCGCGCTCTGCACCGGTGCGGCAGCCGCGACCCTGGTGGCAGGCACGGTTGCGACCGCGGCAGGCTGCTGGACAACGGCGACGGGCGCTGCAGCCACCGCCACTGGGGCGGCCGGCGCGGCAACGGCCGCAGTCTTGCCGACTGGCACGGTCAGCTTGGTGCCGAGCTTGAGCTTGGCGGACGCATCGAGACCATTGGCGCGCGCGAGCTCGGCCACCGGAATATGGTTCTTGCGTGCGATGCTGGCGAGCGTGTCGCCACGATTGACGAAGTGGGTGCTGGGCGGCGCGCTGACGGCCACCATCGGCTTTGCTGCTTGTGCCGCGACCGGCGCTGCGGCAACCGGAGCCATGACCGGCGCAGGCGCTGCGGCGGTTGCCGCCGGATGCGGAATGATGATCTGCTGGCCGGGCGAGAGCGTGCGCGGACCCTTATAGCCGTTGGCGGCAAGGATCGCCTGCGGAGTAACGTGATAGCGCTTGGCGAGCACGTCGAGCGTGTCGCTGGTGCCGACGATGATCTTGGTTCCACCGGCGGGACGGGCCGCGGCAACCGAGCGCGGCGGCACGGTGCCGGTGGCTTCAAGATGCGGCTGGGCCGGCGGCGGCGCATAGGATCCCATGCCACGCCCGCCTCCGGCTACACCCCCGCCTCCTGCGACGGGATAGGTTTGCGGCGCGGCGACTGCCGGCGGCGGCAAAGGCTGAGACTGATAAGCGCCGGGCTGTGTCTGCGGCCGTGCATATTGCGGCAGCTCGCGCTGCGGCGGCGCCTGCTGCACCGTCCCGGTGGCGTCCTGGGAAGCAAAGGGGTTGGAGAAGTTGGATTGCGAAAGCCGCGACGACATATCGGCGCTGCATCCGGCGAAACCGAACGAGATCAGCGCCAGGACCGCGACGTGCGGTACGCGGCGCGAGTAAAGCAACTCGGCAAGAGCGGACATGGTTACTCACTCGTACGCAACTGAACTGGTCTTTTAAGTAAACACGCGCCGAGTAAATAACCGCTTAACCCTCCCAATAAGGTGTTGGCAGCACAGCCGATCCGGAATTTCTACAGCTCGCGGGCCACGCCTGGCAGCGCCGGGACGAAGCGGACATCGACAAGTTCCCTGCGCTCGATCCCCGTCTCCGTGCGGGTCAGCCGGATCAGGGTCTGCACCCCCTGATGGGGGCCGACCGGCGCGATCAGGACGCCCCCGACCTCCAGTCGCGCGATCAGATTGTCCGGGATCTCTTCCATCGCGGCGGTAACGATGATGCGGTCAAAGGGACCGATATTGGGGGGCAGATCGAGACCGTCCCCCAGCATCACCTCCACATTGTGACAGTCGATCTTTTCTAGCCGGGCGCGCGCCGTATCAGCGAGTTTTCGATAGCGCTCGACCGTCAGGACTTGCCCGGCGAGCCGCGACAGCACTGCGGCCTGGTAACCGGAGCCCGTACCGATCTCCAACACGCGATGCCGCTTCTGCAATTGAAGCTGCTCGGTCATGTAGGCGACGACGAAGGGCTGGCTGATGGTCTGCCCGCAGGCGATCGGCAACGCGCTATCGCGGTAGGCATCCTCCCGGTCCGCAGCCTCGACGAACAGATCGCGCGGCACCTCTTCCATGGTGCGCAGCACCGCCTGGTCACTAATGCCGCGACGTCGCAGCGTGAGCTGAAACATCATTTTTTCCGGCGGACGCTGATTGGTGGTCATTGCTAATTTTTCGTCGTGTTTGCATCTCGGCCGGGTCGAACCTGCGGTGCAGTGCGACCTTCGTCGCAGCCGCAGGAATCTTGTTCCGGCTCAGGAACCCATGATAAACTTCTGCCACGGCATCTGACCACACAATCTGCTCTACGCGGAATTGGTCGTGCCGACATTTCCAGATTGGGGTTTGTCCAAACGCTCGTTGCGTCGCATGGCTTTATCTGCGAACGTTTGATGGGAAGGGCAAGGACTGACGGATGACTGCGGGCGGTTCTGTTTTCCTCGTCGAAGACGAGGTCATGATCAGGATGATGGTCGCAGACATGCTCGAAGAGCTTGGCTACAAGGTCGCGGCCGAGGCCGGCGACATTGCCGAAGCGATGCGGCTTGCACAGTCGACTGAATTCGATTTCGCCATCCTCGACGTCAACGTCAACGGCAAGGTGATCTCGCCGGTCGCCGACGTCATCAAGGCCAAGGGCCGGCCGTTCATCTTCGCCACCGGCTACGGCTCGTCCGGCCTGCCCGAGCAGTATCGCGACCGGCCGGCGCTGCAAAAGCCGTTTCAGCTCGACGCGCTCGGCAAGACCATCGAGTCAGCGCTACGCGGCGGCTAGAGCCGATATGGCGTCGGCTATCCCACGTTCCGCGATGATGCACTTATGCCGGTGATTTGCCCGACGCGTCAATAGAATTTCGTAAAATACGAAACCGCCACCAGGTAGCCCTCGGCTACTTTGCATGGGGTTGTTTTCGACCTTTTTGCTGGACGGCCCGCGAAGGCTCCAGGCCAAAGACCCACGCGTCCCTATTTCAGCGTCTCGCCGAGCGCCTGCGAGAAGGCCTCATCCGTGCGGTCGAGCCTGAGTGGCGTGACCGAGATGTAGCGCTCGCGCAGCGCGGCGAGGTCGGTGCCTTCGGCGGGCAGATCCATCATCGCGGTGCGCTCGAAGCCGATCCAGAAATAGGGATTGCCGCGGCCGTCGCGGCGCTCGTCGACCCTGAGGAAGCCGAGATTGCGCTTGCCCTGCCGTGTCACGCGGATACCGAGAACCTCTTCCGGCGCGCAGGACGGGAAATTGACGTTGATCACGGTGTTTCTGGGCACACCGGCGGTGAGCACCTTGCGCACGATGTCGGGACCGAACTTGCGCGCGGTGTCCCACGGCGGACGCTCGCGCGTCTCGACGCTGAATTCCTGCGACAGCGCGAACGACGGCAGGCCCAGAATGGTGCCTTCCAGCGCGCCCGCGATGGTGCCGGAATAGACGACGTCCTCGGCGACGTTGCGGCCCTTGTTGACGCCGGACAGCACGACGTCGGGCATCGTCGCGCCCAGGATATGACGCGCGCCCATGATGACGCAGTCGGTCGGCGTGCCCCTCACCGCGAAGTGGCGCGGACCGACCTCGCGCAGGCGCAAGGGATCGTTCAGCGACAGCGAATGCGAGACGCCGGACTGGTCGAGCTCGGGCGCCACCACCCAGACATCGTCGGACAGGGCGCGCGCGATCTCCTCCACGACCTTGAGTCCGGGCGCGTGGATGCCGTCGTCATTGGTGCAGAGAATACGCATGCGTCAGATCGATTCCTCGGGTGCCGTGAGGAGGTCTTATCCGGCTATGACCGATCAGGCAAACCGGCGAAATTCGGGAGTTTCGGAGCTGTGCTGGAACTTGCCGCAGGTCTTCGCCTAGCGGCGGATGCGCCATTGCGGCAGGAAGCGCGCCAGCCGGCCCTCCGCTCGCAAGGCGAGCACGACCGGAGGGGCAGGTTTCGGCGATGGGGCGACGGGTGCCGGCGCAGGCGGCAGCTCGATGGCCGCTTGCACCGGCGTTCGCGCCGGTTCCGGCGCCTGCGGATAGCGCGTGCGCGCCAGCGTCAAAGCCTTGTCAAAATCCTCGATATTGAGCCCGGGCTTGGCGCGCCGGCTTTGCACGAAATCGTCGTCCCAAAGCCGCGCGATCTCGATGTCGAGCACGCCGCGCAACCGCTGGTCGACCGCCTGGATGCCGAAGCCGGTCACCGCCCATTGTCTGCCGATCCAGAAGATGTCGCGGTGCAGGGCCATGAGCGGTCGCTGGAGAACTCGGAGGGCCGTCAGGATAACCGCCCGTCCGATCTCCGCAACCGTCTATCCCGGCAATGTCGCGCTATTCGCGTGCAATCACCTTGAGCCCGCCCATATAGGGCTGCAGCACGTCGG
This region of Bradyrhizobium sp. CCGUVB1N3 genomic DNA includes:
- a CDS encoding LysM peptidoglycan-binding domain-containing M23 family metallopeptidase translates to MSALAELLYSRRVPHVAVLALISFGFAGCSADMSSRLSQSNFSNPFASQDATGTVQQAPPQRELPQYARPQTQPGAYQSQPLPPPAVAAPQTYPVAGGGGVAGGGRGMGSYAPPPAQPHLEATGTVPPRSVAAARPAGGTKIIVGTSDTLDVLAKRYHVTPQAILAANGYKGPRTLSPGQQIIIPHPAATAAAPAPVMAPVAAAPVAAQAAKPMVAVSAPPSTHFVNRGDTLASIARKNHIPVAELARANGLDASAKLKLGTKLTVPVGKTAAVAAPAAPVAVAAAPVAVVQQPAAVATVPATRVAAAAPVQSARLAQATANVEEKSAETPAKAADATGALPTFRWPVRGKVITSYGAKTNGKSNDGINLAVPEGTPVKAAEDGVVAYSGNELKGYGNLVLVRHSNGYVTAYAHASELLVKRGDSIKRGQVIAKSGQSGEVASPQLHFEIRKGSNPVDPLQFLNGA
- a CDS encoding protein-L-isoaspartate(D-aspartate) O-methyltransferase, whose amino-acid sequence is MTTNQRPPEKMMFQLTLRRRGISDQAVLRTMEEVPRDLFVEAADREDAYRDSALPIACGQTISQPFVVAYMTEQLQLQKRHRVLEIGTGSGYQAAVLSRLAGQVLTVERYRKLADTARARLEKIDCHNVEVMLGDGLDLPPNIGPFDRIIVTAAMEEIPDNLIARLEVGGVLIAPVGPHQGVQTLIRLTRTETGIERRELVDVRFVPALPGVAREL
- a CDS encoding response regulator, coding for MTAGGSVFLVEDEVMIRMMVADMLEELGYKVAAEAGDIAEAMRLAQSTEFDFAILDVNVNGKVISPVADVIKAKGRPFIFATGYGSSGLPEQYRDRPALQKPFQLDALGKTIESALRGG
- the surE gene encoding 5'/3'-nucleotidase SurE, yielding MRILCTNDDGIHAPGLKVVEEIARALSDDVWVVAPELDQSGVSHSLSLNDPLRLREVGPRHFAVRGTPTDCVIMGARHILGATMPDVVLSGVNKGRNVAEDVVYSGTIAGALEGTILGLPSFALSQEFSVETRERPPWDTARKFGPDIVRKVLTAGVPRNTVINVNFPSCAPEEVLGIRVTRQGKRNLGFLRVDERRDGRGNPYFWIGFERTAMMDLPAEGTDLAALRERYISVTPLRLDRTDEAFSQALGETLK